The following proteins are co-located in the Elusimicrobiota bacterium genome:
- a CDS encoding MraY family glycosyltransferase: MSKYPYSLYFLALGISFFMSFFLVPLFRLIALKLKVLDMPHSQVKTHKEPIPYLGGLPIWIGWIVSLFIIRFTTFFPTGTLHSLRGIILGSILILILGLADDIIPKGLGFKSKLLVQTLAALIVILFDIRLHFINPNFIAIIVSVIWIIGITNSLNIIDIMDGLSSGIAFIACMAFLFIALPTEQIYVNFCAAALAGGILGFIPYNLSKGKKIFMGDTGSLTIGFILASISLGTSYTKVNYIGLFAPLLILAIPIYDTFLVMVLRWSKSISPFMGSKDHFALRLEKIGFSRKQILLITYFASIILSLSAFLITRLSTEYATYIFIFIVLLAIITAYRLSQVKMEEKGK, translated from the coding sequence ATGAGCAAATATCCGTATTCTTTATATTTTCTTGCTTTGGGAATATCCTTTTTTATGTCATTTTTTCTTGTGCCTTTATTCCGTTTGATTGCCTTAAAACTGAAAGTTTTGGATATGCCTCATTCTCAGGTAAAAACCCATAAGGAACCTATTCCATATTTGGGCGGTTTACCTATTTGGATAGGATGGATTGTGAGTTTATTTATTATCAGATTCACTACATTTTTTCCTACAGGAACTCTTCATAGTTTACGAGGAATTATTTTAGGAAGTATATTAATATTAATTCTTGGTTTAGCAGACGATATTATTCCTAAAGGATTAGGATTTAAATCTAAACTGCTTGTTCAGACGCTGGCCGCGCTGATTGTCATTCTTTTTGATATTAGGCTTCATTTTATCAACCCAAATTTTATTGCCATTATAGTTAGCGTAATTTGGATTATCGGTATTACAAATTCATTAAATATTATTGATATTATGGATGGTTTATCAAGCGGAATAGCATTTATTGCATGCATGGCATTTCTATTTATAGCGCTTCCGACTGAACAAATTTATGTAAATTTCTGTGCGGCAGCGCTTGCAGGAGGAATATTAGGATTTATTCCCTACAATCTTTCAAAAGGTAAAAAGATTTTTATGGGCGATACAGGGAGTTTAACCATAGGATTTATTCTTGCTTCCATATCACTGGGAACTTCTTATACCAAGGTAAATTATATAGGCCTTTTTGCTCCGTTATTAATTCTAGCTATACCAATTTATGATACTTTTCTTGTGATGGTGCTTCGGTGGAGTAAAAGTATTTCTCCGTTTATGGGCAGTAAAGACCATTTTGCACTAAGACTTGAAAAAATAGGATTTAGCAGAAAACAAATACTGTTGATAACTTACTTTGCCAGCATAATACTTTCTTTGAGCGCTTTCTTAATAACTCGCCTGTCTACAGAATATGCTACTTATATTTTTATATTTATTGTGTTGCTGGCGATAATAACTGCGTATAGACTAAGCCAAGTTAAAATGGAAGAAAAAGGGAAATAA